A stretch of Nonomuraea africana DNA encodes these proteins:
- a CDS encoding type III PLP-dependent enzyme, with translation MIADIAPGLAAPAFVYDLAALDAHAAAVRAALPGIELYYAVKANPDPELLRVLSAHVDGFEVSSAGEHAHVSAVLPGARLAVGGPGKTDAELRLPAHRLHVESPFELRRLLDHQVRADVLLRLNLPLETAGAALTMSGPFGMDAQGLAECLPLFTERVRLRGVHAHLASGLEAPALLDLARVLLAQHDEEVNVGGGMAVSYTSPERRFDWSAYGTGLTALRRPGQVVRIEPGRALTVYCGFYVTRVIDVRRVHGAAFAIVHGGTHHLRTPATKGHSQPFTVLPTGSGPGVEDTPVTVVGQLCTPKDVLASQVRTSIRVGDTVVFAMAGAYAWNISHHDFLMHPKPGFHYLT, from the coding sequence GTGATCGCCGACATCGCCCCTGGGCTCGCGGCCCCCGCCTTCGTCTACGACCTGGCGGCACTGGACGCGCACGCCGCCGCCGTGCGCGCGGCGCTGCCCGGCATCGAGCTCTACTACGCGGTCAAGGCCAACCCCGACCCCGAGCTCCTGCGGGTGCTCTCCGCCCACGTGGACGGGTTCGAGGTGTCGTCGGCCGGCGAGCACGCGCACGTCAGCGCCGTCCTGCCGGGCGCGCGCCTGGCCGTGGGCGGGCCGGGCAAGACGGACGCCGAGCTGCGCCTGCCCGCGCACCGCCTGCACGTCGAGTCGCCGTTCGAGCTGCGGCGCCTGCTCGATCATCAGGTACGGGCCGACGTGCTGCTGCGGCTGAACCTCCCGCTGGAGACGGCCGGTGCCGCCCTGACCATGAGCGGCCCCTTCGGCATGGACGCCCAGGGCCTGGCCGAGTGCCTGCCGCTGTTCACCGAGCGGGTCCGGCTGCGCGGGGTGCACGCCCACCTGGCCAGCGGCCTGGAGGCGCCCGCGCTGCTCGACCTCGCCCGGGTGCTGCTCGCCCAGCACGACGAGGAGGTCAACGTCGGCGGCGGCATGGCCGTCTCCTACACCTCGCCCGAGCGCCGCTTCGACTGGTCCGCCTACGGCACCGGGCTGACCGCGCTACGCCGTCCTGGCCAGGTGGTCCGCATCGAGCCCGGCCGTGCGCTGACCGTCTACTGCGGCTTCTACGTGACCCGGGTGATCGACGTACGGCGGGTGCACGGCGCGGCCTTCGCGATCGTCCACGGCGGCACCCACCACCTGCGCACGCCCGCCACCAAGGGCCACTCGCAGCCGTTCACCGTGCTGCCGACGGGGTCGGGGCCCGGCGTCGAGGACACCCCCGTGACGGTCGTGGGCCAGCTCTGCACGCCGAAGGACGTGCTCGCCAGCCAGGTCAGGACCTCGATCAGGGTGGGCGACACCGTCGTGTTCGCCATGGCGGGCGCCTACGCGTGGAACATCTCCCACCACGACTTCCTCATGCACCCGAAGCCCGGCTTCCACTACCTGACCTAG
- a CDS encoding response regulator transcription factor, giving the protein MNRILIAEDEHRIAAFLEKGLRGNGFVTTVVADGESAFEHARGGSFDLMVLDIGLPLSDGFTVLRRLREARVSLPVIILTARDSVADTVAGLEGGADDYIRKPFAFEELLARVRLRLRADRVPEVTVLRAGDLSLDLRSRRAYVGGEPVELSAKEFALAEVFFRHPDQVLTRQQLLSHVWGFDFDPGSNVVDVYVRYLRRKIGAEHIETLRGAGYRLRAG; this is encoded by the coding sequence ATGAACCGCATCCTGATCGCCGAGGACGAGCACCGCATCGCCGCGTTCCTGGAGAAGGGGCTGCGGGGCAACGGGTTCGTCACGACAGTGGTGGCCGACGGCGAGAGCGCCTTCGAACACGCCCGCGGCGGCTCCTTCGACCTCATGGTGCTCGACATCGGGCTGCCGCTCAGCGACGGGTTCACCGTGCTGCGGCGGCTGCGCGAGGCCAGGGTCTCGCTGCCGGTCATCATCCTGACCGCCCGCGACAGCGTGGCCGACACGGTGGCCGGGCTGGAGGGCGGCGCGGACGACTACATCCGCAAGCCGTTCGCCTTCGAGGAGCTGCTGGCCAGGGTGCGGCTGCGGCTGCGCGCCGACCGGGTGCCCGAGGTGACCGTGCTGCGGGCCGGGGACCTCTCCCTCGACCTGCGCAGCCGCAGGGCCTACGTCGGGGGAGAGCCGGTGGAGCTGTCGGCCAAGGAGTTCGCGCTGGCGGAGGTCTTCTTCCGCCACCCCGACCAGGTGCTGACCCGGCAGCAGCTGCTCAGCCACGTGTGGGGGTTCGACTTCGACCCCGGATCGAACGTGGTCGACGTCTACGTCCGCTACCTCCGCCGCAAGATCGGCGCCGAGCACATCGAGACGCTGAGGGGCGCCGGATACCGGCTGCGGGCCGGATGA
- the nudC gene encoding NAD(+) diphosphatase → MESTAEEQLLGPLLLARGTIDRSALLRGDTGWLARAWTDPTSRVLLVHEGHTLVRRTGEQVDAVLFTTADAPEGERYLLGVENGVAYFAVSAPLPGFSGGDVNGRVVAPLGLRDTPEGEPFPAGLRQVGALLGDRDAGLLVYAVALEAWHTTHEYCPRCGSRTNVEAGGHIRVCPKDGSQHFPRVDPAVIMLVRDERDRCLLARGPQWPEGRLSILAGFVEPGESLEHAVIREVAEEVGVNVINPRYLGSQPWPFPRSLMLGFFAQATSTEITRDPEEIAEARWFTRAELLAALNSGEVRLPPPVSIARRLIETWYGDHLTGDW, encoded by the coding sequence GTGGAGTCGACGGCAGAAGAGCAGCTTCTGGGCCCCCTGCTCCTGGCACGAGGCACGATCGACAGATCGGCTCTGCTGCGTGGCGACACCGGATGGCTGGCCCGCGCATGGACGGATCCCACGAGCAGGGTCCTGCTCGTCCACGAGGGCCACACGCTGGTCAGGCGCACGGGCGAGCAGGTCGACGCGGTCCTGTTCACCACCGCCGACGCCCCCGAGGGCGAGCGCTACCTGCTCGGCGTCGAGAACGGCGTCGCCTATTTCGCGGTCTCCGCACCGCTGCCGGGCTTCTCGGGCGGCGACGTCAACGGCAGGGTCGTCGCGCCGCTCGGCCTGCGCGACACCCCCGAGGGCGAGCCGTTCCCCGCGGGGCTGCGCCAGGTGGGCGCGCTCCTCGGCGACCGCGACGCGGGCCTGCTCGTCTACGCCGTGGCGCTGGAGGCGTGGCACACCACGCACGAGTACTGCCCGCGCTGCGGCAGCCGTACGAACGTTGAGGCGGGCGGCCACATCCGCGTCTGCCCCAAGGACGGCAGCCAGCACTTCCCCCGGGTGGACCCCGCGGTGATCATGCTGGTGCGCGACGAGCGCGACCGCTGCCTGCTCGCCAGAGGCCCCCAGTGGCCCGAGGGACGGCTGTCGATCCTCGCCGGGTTCGTGGAGCCGGGGGAGTCGCTGGAGCACGCCGTGATCCGCGAGGTGGCCGAGGAGGTGGGCGTGAACGTCATCAACCCCCGCTACCTCGGCAGCCAGCCATGGCCCTTTCCCCGCAGCCTCATGCTCGGCTTCTTCGCCCAGGCGACCTCCACCGAGATCACCCGCGATCCCGAGGAGATCGCCGAGGCCCGCTGGTTCACCCGCGCCGAGCTGCTGGCCGCTCTCAACAGCGGCGAGGTACGGCTGCCGCCCCCCGTCTCCATCGCCCGCCGCCTGATCGAGACCTGGTACGGCGACCACCTCACCGGCGACTGGTAG
- a CDS encoding siderophore biosynthesis protein: MRLYLTAAKPTDSVTDGFLPAARALGCDVTILSDRPEQHPDAIGCDVWDPRAVIDAIAHHHRPDAIFSNSDHLQVETALAAEYFGLPGKDWRACLAAKNKFLTRRKLAEAGVERVWSVRLAPGDPVPADVPYPVVVKPREGVASENVLLVGRDLERSVAGMRDLPLVVEEYLEGPLRTMETLGDGVTTRVLGGFATTLGPLPHFVEERLDWAPSADEHVLRALEALGVGFGACHTEYVVTERGPRIIEVNYRAIGDHCDFLLADILGVPLFEWILRVHLGERVPEPPAAVGHGCAVSVVADRSGVITAAPPRVEEGGLWHRPLRKVGDRVELTHTNRDYLGVIRAVGPSAEGVRQAVTAFQERHPWVIG, from the coding sequence TTGCGGCTCTACCTGACCGCTGCCAAGCCGACCGACTCGGTGACCGACGGTTTCCTGCCCGCGGCCCGGGCGCTCGGCTGTGACGTCACCATCCTCAGCGACCGGCCCGAGCAGCACCCCGACGCCATCGGGTGCGACGTGTGGGATCCGCGCGCGGTCATCGACGCGATCGCCCACCACCACCGGCCCGACGCGATCTTCTCCAACTCCGACCACCTGCAGGTCGAGACCGCGCTGGCGGCGGAGTACTTCGGGCTGCCCGGCAAGGACTGGCGGGCCTGCCTCGCGGCCAAGAACAAGTTCCTGACCCGCAGGAAGCTGGCGGAGGCGGGGGTCGAGCGGGTCTGGTCGGTACGGCTGGCGCCCGGCGATCCGGTGCCGGCCGACGTGCCGTACCCGGTGGTGGTCAAGCCCCGCGAAGGGGTGGCCAGCGAGAACGTGCTGCTGGTCGGGCGCGACCTGGAGCGGTCCGTCGCCGGGATGCGGGACCTTCCGCTGGTCGTGGAGGAGTACCTGGAGGGGCCGCTGCGCACGATGGAGACCCTGGGCGACGGCGTCACGACGCGCGTGCTGGGCGGGTTCGCGACCACGCTCGGGCCGCTGCCGCACTTCGTGGAGGAGCGCCTCGACTGGGCGCCGAGCGCGGACGAGCACGTCCTGCGCGCGCTGGAGGCGCTGGGAGTGGGGTTCGGCGCCTGCCACACCGAGTACGTGGTCACGGAGCGGGGGCCGAGGATCATCGAGGTGAACTACCGGGCGATCGGCGACCACTGCGACTTCCTGCTGGCCGACATCCTGGGCGTGCCGCTGTTCGAGTGGATCCTGCGGGTGCACCTGGGCGAGCGGGTGCCCGAGCCGCCTGCCGCCGTGGGGCACGGCTGCGCGGTGAGCGTGGTCGCCGACCGCTCGGGAGTGATCACCGCGGCCCCGCCCCGCGTCGAGGAAGGCGGGTTGTGGCACCGGCCGCTGAGGAAGGTGGGCGACAGGGTGGAGCTGACCCACACCAACCGCGACTACCTGGGCGTGATCAGGGCGGTCGGGCCGTCCGCCGAGGGCGTGCGGCAGGCCGTGACCGCCTTCCAGGAGCGGCATCCGTGGGTGATCGGATGA
- a CDS encoding sensor histidine kinase, which yields MSARARIVGWMLVVVGLALGVSLFSVWTVLQARVDDRVNAELGNEADKLRQYVKGRPERDVTALLTRYLEVSVPDRWETFFTIVDGRADLRTGLVRPIIDTDDALVARLAAATEPTVDWARTSAGTVRYAVIPVRVEGDRSRGHFVAAIFYDRHRDEVADAVGVLSLASLAALAIAGAAGWVVAGRVLAPVRLVRQAAEHIGDSSDLTRRLTVTGNDDVAALARTFNTMLDRLERAFAVQREFVDDAGHELRTPITVIRGHLDLMGDDPDDRAETLALVTDELARMNRIVDDLLTLAKSEQPGFLALGEVEIADLTVSVIAKARGLGERAWRVEEVADARVVADRQRLTQALMQLAANAVRHTKPGDLVASGSAVVDGRIRLWVRDGGPGVRPEDRERIFQRFVRAGSRSHEGAGLGLAIVRSIAEAHGGRAWVEDGSRFVIELPCREVPG from the coding sequence ATGAGCGCCCGTGCGCGCATCGTGGGCTGGATGCTGGTGGTGGTCGGCCTGGCGCTGGGAGTCTCGCTGTTCTCCGTCTGGACGGTCCTCCAGGCCAGGGTGGACGACCGGGTCAACGCCGAGCTGGGCAACGAGGCCGACAAGCTGCGCCAGTACGTCAAGGGCCGCCCTGAACGCGACGTCACCGCGCTGCTCACCCGATACCTGGAGGTCAGCGTCCCCGACAGGTGGGAGACGTTCTTCACGATCGTCGACGGCCGGGCCGACCTGCGCACCGGCCTGGTCCGTCCGATCATCGACACCGACGACGCGCTCGTCGCCCGGCTCGCCGCGGCCACCGAGCCGACCGTCGACTGGGCGCGGACGTCGGCGGGTACCGTCCGCTACGCCGTCATCCCCGTCCGCGTCGAGGGGGACCGCTCGCGCGGCCACTTCGTCGCCGCGATCTTCTACGACCGCCACCGCGACGAGGTGGCCGACGCGGTCGGCGTGCTCAGCCTCGCCTCGCTGGCCGCCCTCGCGATCGCGGGCGCGGCAGGATGGGTGGTCGCGGGCCGCGTGCTCGCCCCCGTCAGGCTCGTACGGCAGGCCGCCGAACACATCGGCGACTCCTCCGACCTCACCAGACGGCTCACCGTGACCGGCAACGACGACGTGGCCGCCCTCGCCCGCACCTTCAACACCATGCTCGACCGCCTCGAGCGGGCCTTCGCCGTCCAGCGGGAGTTCGTCGACGACGCCGGGCACGAGCTGCGCACCCCGATCACCGTCATTCGCGGCCACCTCGACCTCATGGGCGACGACCCCGACGACAGGGCCGAGACCCTGGCCCTGGTCACCGACGAGCTGGCCCGCATGAACAGGATCGTCGACGACCTGCTCACCCTGGCCAAGTCGGAGCAGCCGGGATTCCTGGCCCTCGGGGAGGTCGAGATCGCCGACCTGACCGTCAGCGTGATCGCCAAGGCCAGAGGACTCGGCGAGCGCGCGTGGCGGGTGGAGGAGGTCGCCGACGCGCGCGTCGTCGCCGACCGCCAGCGGCTGACGCAGGCGCTCATGCAGCTGGCCGCCAACGCCGTACGGCACACGAAGCCGGGCGACCTCGTCGCCTCAGGCTCGGCGGTCGTCGACGGCCGGATCCGGCTCTGGGTGCGCGACGGAGGGCCCGGCGTGCGGCCCGAGGACAGGGAGCGGATCTTCCAGCGGTTCGTCCGCGCGGGCAGCCGCTCCCACGAGGGGGCCGGGCTCGGCCTGGCGATCGTCCGCTCCATCGCCGAGGCCCACGGCGGCCGGGCCTGGGTCGAGGACGGCTCCCGCTTCGTGATCGAACTCCCGTGTCGAGAGGTACCCGGATGA
- a CDS encoding IucA/IucC family protein, with product MGDRMRPREPYLAKRVLDALLREDYGDLSKRVTRSKEGVALLLADGRRVRLAPGQLFQDFVVADDELLGLEQVLNTLQEIADPADSDGVAAFFDECVEALHALELLDAHRPLITGRELADYESLAALVDHPIYPTARARAGLSDEELLAYAPEFAPSFDLRWVRVPAERVTGAATHWGPEVLFPVHPLTLPKLEGVQVVEGPRLTVRPTLSMRTVQLDSRTQLKLPLPTSTLGRRNRRSIKPTTLADGAAAELLLRGLADPDIVLADEQTYAHTGDEYLGWMLRRLPEGRIIPVAALNVPEVRAELGDVEGLVTRYLRTLLRWNVRLFVRYGVALEAHQQNLALVLTGRDELRLLVKDNDGLLASPARLAAAGIEVPAFADERMLTDDPHALADVFVTITLHLAAASIAFGALPDERAATLVRSCLEEALDEHGDDPMAKLLRARTLEAVRLTGKSMITAGTLVAKERSGARDINKFYGTSGPNYLRALSLLRSA from the coding sequence GTGGGTGATCGGATGAGGCCGCGCGAGCCGTACCTCGCCAAGAGGGTCCTCGACGCGCTGCTGAGAGAGGACTACGGAGACCTGTCCAAGCGCGTGACCAGGAGCAAGGAGGGCGTGGCCCTGCTGCTGGCCGACGGCAGGCGGGTACGGCTGGCGCCCGGCCAGCTCTTCCAGGACTTCGTGGTGGCCGACGACGAGCTGCTCGGCCTGGAGCAGGTGCTCAACACGCTGCAGGAGATCGCCGACCCCGCGGACTCCGACGGCGTGGCGGCCTTCTTCGACGAGTGCGTGGAGGCGCTGCACGCGCTCGAACTGCTCGACGCGCACCGGCCCCTGATCACGGGTCGCGAGCTGGCCGACTACGAGTCGCTGGCCGCCCTCGTCGACCACCCGATCTACCCGACGGCCAGGGCCCGCGCGGGCCTGTCCGACGAGGAGCTGCTGGCCTACGCGCCCGAGTTCGCGCCCTCCTTCGACCTGCGCTGGGTGCGCGTCCCCGCCGAGCGGGTGACGGGGGCGGCCACGCACTGGGGGCCCGAGGTGCTCTTCCCCGTGCACCCGCTGACGCTGCCGAAGCTCGAAGGGGTGCAGGTGGTGGAGGGGCCGCGGCTGACGGTCAGGCCGACGCTCTCGATGCGAACCGTGCAGCTCGACTCCCGCACCCAGCTGAAGCTGCCGCTGCCCACCAGCACGCTCGGCCGCCGCAACCGCCGCTCGATCAAACCCACGACGCTCGCCGACGGCGCCGCCGCCGAGTTGCTGCTGCGCGGGCTGGCCGACCCCGACATCGTGCTGGCCGACGAGCAGACCTACGCGCACACCGGGGACGAGTACCTCGGCTGGATGCTGCGCCGCCTGCCCGAGGGACGGATCATCCCCGTCGCCGCGCTGAACGTCCCCGAGGTGCGGGCCGAGCTGGGCGACGTGGAGGGCCTGGTCACCCGCTACCTGCGGACGCTGCTGCGCTGGAACGTGCGGCTGTTCGTCAGGTACGGCGTGGCGCTGGAGGCCCACCAGCAGAACCTCGCGCTCGTGCTGACCGGACGCGACGAGCTCAGGCTCCTGGTCAAGGACAACGACGGCCTGCTGGCCTCCCCCGCGAGGCTGGCCGCCGCGGGGATCGAGGTGCCCGCCTTCGCCGACGAGCGCATGCTGACCGACGACCCGCACGCCCTCGCCGACGTGTTCGTCACGATCACCCTCCACCTGGCCGCCGCCTCGATCGCCTTCGGCGCGCTGCCCGACGAGCGGGCCGCCACGCTGGTGCGCTCCTGCCTGGAGGAGGCGCTGGACGAGCACGGCGACGACCCGATGGCCAAGCTGCTGCGCGCCCGCACGCTGGAGGCGGTCAGGCTGACCGGCAAGTCGATGATCACCGCGGGGACGCTCGTGGCCAAGGAACGATCCGGCGCGCGCGACATCAACAAGTTCTACGGCACCAGCGGCCCCAACTACCTGCGAGCCCTTTCCCTGCTGAGGAGCGCTTGA
- a CDS encoding alpha/beta hydrolase, producing the protein MRAAVIAGVLAAVSLIPGTAHAAKDPTPSYGDALGNTAVETVSYGPGRSQAMDVWWTPDYSKHPAVFLIHGGWWSSGDKKYMTEITRSYVELGYTVFNLNYRLSGEAAWPAQRTDAFDAIATARRHADRWNFDPNNYVVVGFSAGGHIAAAVGTYGDGALPGLKGVVGVSPVISPLRAYTDGATSTDPNRVKLRDAAIKLAGGCEPKGKCSRVWASMEVPWHASKKDAPMLTVHSDDEFVPASQSLLLKDMLGQVGVKMTVFTEPGISHSAPLYRQFGVAERVQKWIQEQLS; encoded by the coding sequence GTGCGAGCTGCGGTAATAGCGGGTGTTCTCGCTGCCGTCTCGTTGATTCCGGGTACGGCCCATGCGGCCAAGGACCCGACGCCCTCCTATGGCGACGCGCTGGGCAACACCGCGGTAGAGACTGTGTCCTACGGTCCGGGCCGCAGCCAGGCGATGGACGTGTGGTGGACGCCCGACTACAGCAAGCACCCCGCCGTCTTCCTCATCCATGGCGGCTGGTGGTCCAGCGGCGACAAGAAGTACATGACCGAGATCACCCGCAGCTACGTCGAGCTCGGCTACACGGTCTTCAACCTCAACTACCGCCTGTCGGGTGAGGCGGCCTGGCCCGCGCAGCGCACGGACGCCTTCGACGCCATCGCCACCGCCCGCAGGCACGCCGACCGCTGGAACTTCGACCCCAACAACTACGTGGTCGTCGGCTTCTCCGCGGGCGGGCACATCGCGGCCGCGGTCGGCACGTACGGCGACGGCGCGCTGCCGGGGCTCAAGGGCGTCGTCGGCGTCTCCCCGGTGATCTCACCGCTGCGCGCCTACACCGACGGGGCGACCTCCACCGACCCCAACCGCGTCAAGCTGCGCGACGCCGCGATCAAGCTGGCCGGTGGCTGCGAGCCCAAGGGCAAGTGCTCGCGCGTGTGGGCGAGCATGGAGGTGCCGTGGCACGCCAGCAAGAAGGACGCCCCGATGCTGACCGTGCATTCCGACGACGAGTTCGTGCCCGCGTCGCAGAGCCTGCTGCTGAAGGACATGCTGGGGCAGGTCGGGGTGAAGATGACGGTCTTCACCGAGCCCGGCATCTCGCACAGCGCCCCGCTGTACCGGCAGTTCGGGGTGGCCGAGCGGGTGCAGAAGTGGATCCAGGAACAGCTGTCCTGA
- a CDS encoding mycoredoxin: MALTVYSTTWCGPCKRLKSQLTREGIAYNEVDIERNPAAADFVMSVNNGNQTVPTVVFPDGTAVTNPSVLEVKARLAAGV, from the coding sequence ATGGCGCTCACCGTCTACTCCACCACCTGGTGCGGGCCCTGCAAGCGACTCAAGAGCCAGCTCACTCGCGAGGGCATCGCGTACAACGAGGTCGACATCGAGCGGAACCCCGCGGCCGCGGACTTCGTGATGAGCGTCAACAACGGGAACCAGACGGTGCCCACCGTGGTCTTCCCCGACGGCACCGCCGTGACCAACCCGTCGGTGCTGGAGGTCAAGGCGCGCCTCGCGGCCGGCGTCTGA
- a CDS encoding class F sortase produces the protein MRRLVTGTAALTALACATPAQATPTQATPTQADTTAAAVQAATMQAADPIRLRIPSIGLTTRLIALELDRTGKLIAPKRYDLAGWNVAGPEPGEKGAAVIAGHVDSRTGPAVFYGLRRLKHGDRIHVDRADGSTVTFKVRRLAGYAKNRIPDKQVYGSTSRPELRLITCGGPFDKERRSYRDNLVIFAS, from the coding sequence ATGCGCCGCCTCGTCACCGGCACCGCCGCGCTGACCGCCCTCGCCTGCGCCACCCCCGCTCAGGCCACTCCCACCCAGGCCACCCCCACCCAGGCGGACACCACGGCCGCCGCCGTCCAAGCCGCAACTATGCAGGCCGCGGACCCGATCAGGCTGCGCATCCCCTCGATCGGCCTGACCACCCGCCTCATCGCCCTCGAACTCGACCGCACCGGCAAGCTCATCGCCCCCAAGCGCTACGACCTGGCCGGATGGAACGTCGCGGGGCCCGAGCCCGGCGAGAAGGGCGCCGCCGTGATCGCCGGTCACGTCGACTCGCGCACCGGCCCCGCCGTCTTCTACGGCCTGCGCCGCCTCAAGCACGGCGACAGGATCCACGTGGACAGGGCCGACGGCAGCACCGTCACCTTCAAGGTGCGCAGACTCGCCGGCTACGCCAAGAACCGCATCCCCGACAAGCAGGTGTACGGCTCCACCAGCCGCCCCGAGCTCCGGCTGATCACCTGTGGCGGCCCCTTCGACAAGGAGCGGCGAAGCTATCGGGACAACCTGGTGATCTTCGCTTCGTGA
- a CDS encoding IucA/IucC family protein → MRSLVLDPPAAIAEEATLSALLRCCVREVAGPRGHVWPASPYLLLTVADTLIRARTGGGAALRFEGQIERLEYGAWVPLTADELVRLAEAELDGHNTEFAGQVAASRDALAAILRARASATPPNDPWLASEQALVLGHPFHPSPKARGGEQWLRYAPEAHASFPLRLLGVREDVLAQEGDASALDLAGIAPQGYALLPAHPWQLDLLRPALDDRLIDLGEGPVVWPTSSVRTVYDPSSGSCLKFSLDVRITNCVRKNAWYELAGAVALTERLAPVFEAISARFPGTRWLPEPGYRSAALDTRLLEGLGVIVRASPWSVCSPGLTPVLAGALACAATPADPVSWWAAYVRAVALPVLDAYFTHGVVLEPHLQNVLIGLDPVGRPVEAIFRDLEGTKLVDHELSELHPRVAEALTYDASRGWARVVYCLMVNHLTEIAATLALSDAALRELWAVAREILAEYGAATGWPLPLSDLLAGAPLPAKANLSVRWARAADRSAGYVPIANPFA, encoded by the coding sequence ATGCGAAGCCTGGTCCTCGATCCGCCCGCCGCGATCGCCGAGGAGGCCACCCTGTCCGCGTTGCTGCGCTGCTGCGTACGGGAGGTGGCGGGGCCGCGCGGGCACGTGTGGCCGGCTTCGCCGTACCTGCTGCTGACGGTGGCGGACACGCTCATCAGGGCGCGCACGGGCGGCGGCGCGGCGCTGCGGTTCGAGGGGCAGATCGAGCGCCTGGAGTACGGCGCGTGGGTGCCGCTGACCGCCGACGAGCTGGTCCGGCTGGCCGAGGCCGAGCTCGACGGGCACAACACCGAGTTCGCCGGGCAGGTGGCGGCCAGCAGGGACGCGCTGGCGGCCATCCTGCGGGCGCGGGCCTCCGCCACGCCGCCCAACGACCCGTGGCTGGCCTCGGAACAGGCGCTCGTCCTCGGCCACCCCTTCCACCCCTCGCCCAAGGCGCGCGGCGGCGAGCAGTGGCTGCGCTACGCGCCCGAGGCGCACGCCTCCTTCCCCCTGCGCCTGCTCGGCGTCCGCGAGGACGTGCTGGCGCAGGAGGGCGACGCCTCCGCGCTCGACCTGGCCGGGATCGCGCCGCAGGGCTACGCGCTGCTGCCCGCCCACCCCTGGCAGCTCGACCTGCTGCGCCCCGCCCTCGACGACCGGCTGATCGACCTGGGCGAAGGGCCCGTCGTCTGGCCGACCTCCTCGGTCAGGACGGTCTACGACCCGTCCAGCGGCAGCTGCCTGAAGTTCAGCCTCGACGTGCGGATCACCAACTGCGTGCGCAAGAACGCGTGGTACGAGCTGGCGGGCGCCGTCGCGCTGACCGAGCGGCTGGCGCCCGTCTTCGAGGCGATCTCGGCGCGGTTCCCGGGGACGCGCTGGCTGCCCGAGCCCGGCTACCGCTCGGCGGCGCTCGACACCAGGCTGCTGGAGGGGCTGGGCGTGATCGTGCGGGCCAGCCCGTGGTCGGTGTGCTCGCCGGGGCTCACGCCCGTGCTGGCGGGCGCGCTGGCCTGCGCGGCCACGCCCGCCGACCCCGTCTCCTGGTGGGCCGCGTATGTGCGGGCCGTCGCGCTGCCGGTGCTCGACGCCTACTTCACCCACGGCGTCGTCCTCGAACCCCACCTGCAGAACGTGCTCATCGGCCTTGACCCGGTGGGGCGGCCGGTCGAGGCGATCTTCCGCGACCTGGAGGGCACCAAGCTGGTCGACCACGAGCTGTCGGAGCTGCATCCGCGGGTCGCCGAGGCGCTCACCTACGACGCCTCGCGCGGCTGGGCCAGGGTGGTCTACTGCCTGATGGTCAACCACCTCACCGAGATCGCCGCCACGCTCGCGCTGTCGGACGCCGCGCTGCGCGAGCTCTGGGCGGTGGCCAGGGAGATCCTCGCCGAGTACGGCGCGGCGACCGGCTGGCCGCTGCCGCTGTCGGACCTCCTGGCCGGGGCGCCGCTGCCGGCCAAGGCCAACCTCAGCGTCCGCTGGGCCCGCGCCGCCGACAGGAGCGCGGGCTACGTGCCGATCGCCAACCCGTTCGCGTGA